The following proteins are encoded in a genomic region of Waddliaceae bacterium:
- a CDS encoding BamA/TamA family outer membrane protein: RRNLEELGLFNFVTTTYKEENLSGGVLPMSVIVAEKPHRRISFGVGYSTYYEATAAFQWKHRNLHGRGEALAFSADVNNKQQKGSLSYRIPHFLKNNQDLLSVLTASQESTDGYDARTITMKSSIERRINERTTVSFGGGIDYVNTTKSDDDSPYLLANLPYSIKWHNYKDFMDPSSGAFVGVRTTPYVNTLDTRESFLKNKITGTVYQPLTDKIIVAVTASVGSIMGSPRRNIPMPYRFYGGSAHALRGYKYHTVSPYGEKNTPIGGKSILVGSVEARYRATKQFAVAAFYDVGNVYEYFIPQLDKKILRSWGLGLRYHTPIGPFRFDLAFPLDKRADIDHAYQFYVTLGHSF, encoded by the coding sequence CGCCGCAACCTCGAAGAGCTTGGGCTTTTTAACTTCGTCACGACAACATACAAAGAAGAAAACCTCAGTGGTGGCGTCCTTCCGATGTCTGTCATCGTCGCGGAGAAACCCCACCGAAGGATAAGCTTTGGAGTGGGGTACAGCACGTACTACGAAGCCACTGCAGCGTTCCAATGGAAACACCGTAATCTCCATGGCCGTGGCGAAGCCCTTGCCTTCAGCGCCGATGTCAACAACAAGCAGCAAAAAGGCTCGCTGTCATACCGCATACCACATTTCCTTAAGAACAACCAAGACCTGCTTTCTGTCTTGACAGCATCACAAGAGTCTACCGACGGCTACGACGCCAGAACCATCACCATGAAGAGTTCTATAGAACGCAGGATAAACGAAAGGACTACGGTATCTTTCGGTGGCGGCATCGACTACGTCAATACGACGAAGTCCGACGACGACAGCCCATACCTCCTCGCCAATCTTCCATATAGCATCAAGTGGCACAACTACAAAGACTTCATGGATCCCTCCTCAGGGGCTTTCGTCGGCGTACGAACCACGCCATACGTTAACACCCTAGACACCAGAGAATCTTTCTTGAAAAATAAGATAACGGGAACGGTATACCAGCCACTCACAGATAAAATCATCGTCGCTGTAACAGCAAGCGTAGGAAGTATCATGGGGTCTCCACGGAGAAATATCCCTATGCCATACCGTTTCTATGGAGGTTCTGCCCACGCCCTACGAGGATACAAATACCATACCGTCAGCCCTTACGGCGAAAAAAACACTCCCATCGGTGGAAAGTCTATACTCGTCGGCAGCGTAGAAGCACGATACCGCGCAACAAAACAATTCGCCGTCGCAGCTTTCTACGACGTCGGTAATGTCTATGAATACTTCATCCCACAGCTCGACAAAAAAATCCTCCGCTCGTGGGGGCTAGGCCTGCGATACCATACCCCTATAGGCCCTTTCCGCTTCGACCTCGCCTTCCCGCTCGACAAAAGAGCCGACATCGACCACGCATACCAGTTCTACGTAACGCTAGGACACTCGTTCTAA